The following coding sequences lie in one Mesorhizobium sp. DCY119 genomic window:
- a CDS encoding superoxide dismutase: protein MAFELPALPYDYEALQPFMSKETLEYHHDKHHKTYVDNGNKLAAEAGMENLSVEEVVKQSFGKNAGLFNNAAQHYNHLHFWNWMKKGGGGTKLPGALQKAVDSDLGGYDKFKADFIAAGTTQFGSGWAWLSVKDGKLAISKTPNGENPLVHGATPILGVDVWEHSYYIDYRNARPKYLEAFVDSLINWDYVLELYEKA from the coding sequence ATGGCTTTTGAATTGCCCGCATTGCCCTACGACTATGAGGCTCTCCAGCCCTTCATGTCCAAGGAGACGCTGGAATATCACCACGACAAGCATCACAAGACCTATGTCGACAACGGCAACAAGCTTGCCGCTGAAGCCGGCATGGAAAACCTGTCGGTCGAGGAAGTCGTCAAGCAGTCGTTCGGCAAGAATGCCGGCCTCTTCAACAACGCAGCCCAGCACTACAACCACCTCCATTTCTGGAATTGGATGAAGAAGGGCGGCGGCGGCACCAAGCTGCCCGGCGCGCTGCAGAAGGCAGTCGACAGCGACCTTGGCGGCTACGACAAGTTCAAGGCCGATTTCATCGCTGCCGGCACGACGCAGTTCGGTTCCGGCTGGGCGTGGCTCTCCGTCAAGGACGGAAAGCTGGCCATCTCCAAGACGCCGAACGGCGAAAACCCGCTCGTGCACGGCGCAACGCCGATCCTCGGCGTCGACGTCTGGGAGCATTCCTATTACATCGACTATCGCAACGCCCGCCCGAAATATCTCGAAGCGTTCGTCGACAGCCTCATCAACTGGGACTACGTGCTCGAATTGTACGAGAAGGCATAA
- a CDS encoding cytochrome c, producing the protein MGIVGKLAVGAVLLCGVGAVAFWILTEPVRLDAAEAAALGSGDPVKGERIFWAGGCTSCHARPKAEGDAKLELVGGVELKTQFGTFVAPNISQDTTDGIGAWSAEDFANAVLKGVSPSGEHFYPAFPYASYARMKTSDVADLYAFMKTLPAVAGKAPGHSLSFPFNIRRGLGLWKQLYVSPEPVVALNDSATEAQVAGRYLVEGPGHCGECHTPRDLIGGTEKSQWLAGAAAAEGNGIVPNLTSGEGGITWSESEIADYLETGFTPDFDSAGGTMAEVQRNMAKLTKEDRAAIAAYLKAIPPHPNGYPPRQQPAN; encoded by the coding sequence ATGGGTATCGTCGGAAAGCTGGCCGTCGGAGCCGTTCTCCTTTGCGGCGTCGGCGCGGTGGCTTTCTGGATCCTGACTGAGCCGGTGCGCCTCGATGCGGCTGAAGCGGCGGCTCTCGGATCGGGCGATCCTGTGAAGGGCGAGCGGATTTTTTGGGCAGGGGGCTGCACCTCCTGCCACGCCCGTCCCAAGGCCGAAGGCGATGCCAAGCTCGAACTCGTCGGCGGCGTCGAACTGAAAACGCAGTTCGGCACTTTCGTTGCGCCGAACATCTCGCAGGACACGACGGACGGCATCGGCGCGTGGTCCGCCGAGGATTTCGCCAATGCCGTGCTGAAAGGCGTTTCGCCCTCCGGCGAGCATTTCTATCCGGCATTTCCCTACGCTTCCTATGCGCGGATGAAGACCTCGGATGTCGCCGACCTCTATGCGTTCATGAAGACGCTACCGGCGGTTGCCGGAAAGGCACCGGGTCATTCGCTGAGCTTCCCCTTCAACATCCGCCGCGGGCTCGGCCTCTGGAAGCAGCTCTATGTGAGCCCTGAGCCTGTGGTTGCGCTTAACGACAGCGCGACCGAAGCGCAGGTTGCCGGGCGCTATCTTGTCGAAGGTCCGGGACATTGCGGCGAATGCCATACCCCGCGCGATCTCATCGGCGGAACCGAGAAGAGCCAATGGCTGGCGGGTGCGGCCGCTGCGGAGGGGAATGGCATCGTGCCCAATCTCACGTCGGGCGAGGGCGGTATTACATGGTCGGAGAGTGAAATCGCGGACTATCTCGAAACCGGCTTCACGCCGGATTTCGATTCTGCCGGCGGCACCATGGCTGAGGTCCAGCGCAACATGGCGAAGCTGACCAAGGAAGATCGCGCGGCGATCGCCGCCTATCTGAAAGCGATCCCGCCGCATCCGAACGGCTACCCGCCGCGCCAGCAGCCGGCGAACTGA
- a CDS encoding S9 family peptidase: protein MTNSSIFPKIEAPQTEERPVTDTRHGVTRTDEFAWLRAENWQEVFREPSTLDPAIRDHLNAENAYQSALMEDTVELQKRLFQEMKGRIKEDDSSVPMKDGPFAYGSSFKIGGEQPRYFRTPRDGGAEEIILDGDAEAEGKPYFRIGGVDHSSDHKRLLWAYDDKGSEFFTLHVRELSDGKDISDQVTDTGGSGVWNASDDGFFYTRLDQNHRPSKIFFHALGDDPANDRLVFEETDPGFFMNVGGSRRNDWIFIGINDHETSEYRLLSMADPHAEPQLVAARETGLQYDLEEGGDIFFILTNADGAKDFKIMTAPVTAPGRANWKELVPHEPGRLILSVLGYQDFMVRLERKEGLPRIVVHDRKTGEEHMISFEEEAFSLGLGGSYEYDTDVIRFSYSSMTTPTQLFDYNLRTRERVLLKTQEVPSGHNPEDYVTRRLMAPAHDGELVPISLIYHRDTPLDGSAPCLLYGYGSYGIAIPASFNTNCLSLADRGFVYAIAHIRGGKDKGYAWYDDGKREKKTNTFLDFIAAAHHLVAERYTSHDRIVAQGGSAGGMLMGAIANMAPDAFGGIIAEVPFVDVLTTMLDDTLPLTPPEWPEWGNPITSEADYKTIAAYSPYDNVGALSYPPILAVAGLTDPRVTYWEPAKWAARLRKLKKDANPVLFKINMDAGHAGASGRFSRLEEIAYNYAFALKVTGKAKAEPA from the coding sequence ATGACCAACTCCAGCATATTTCCGAAAATCGAGGCACCGCAGACCGAAGAGCGACCGGTGACGGACACGCGCCATGGCGTGACCCGAACCGACGAATTCGCCTGGCTGCGCGCCGAAAACTGGCAGGAGGTGTTTCGCGAGCCGTCCACTCTCGATCCGGCAATCCGCGATCATCTCAATGCCGAGAACGCCTATCAGTCGGCTTTGATGGAAGACACGGTTGAACTCCAGAAGCGCCTGTTCCAGGAAATGAAGGGCCGCATCAAGGAAGACGACTCCTCGGTGCCGATGAAGGACGGGCCGTTTGCCTATGGTTCATCCTTCAAGATCGGCGGCGAGCAGCCGCGCTATTTCCGCACGCCGCGTGACGGCGGCGCCGAGGAGATCATCCTCGACGGCGACGCTGAAGCCGAAGGCAAGCCCTATTTCCGCATCGGCGGTGTCGACCATTCGTCCGACCACAAGCGCCTGCTCTGGGCATACGATGACAAGGGGTCAGAGTTCTTCACGCTCCACGTCCGTGAATTGTCGGACGGCAAGGACATTTCCGACCAGGTCACCGATACCGGCGGCTCGGGCGTTTGGAATGCATCGGACGATGGGTTCTTCTACACGCGCCTCGATCAGAATCATCGTCCGTCGAAAATCTTCTTCCACGCCCTCGGCGACGATCCGGCCAATGATCGCCTTGTCTTTGAAGAGACCGACCCCGGCTTCTTCATGAATGTCGGCGGCTCGCGCCGCAACGACTGGATTTTCATCGGCATCAACGACCACGAAACGTCGGAATACCGGCTCCTCAGCATGGCCGACCCGCATGCCGAGCCGCAGCTGGTGGCGGCGCGCGAGACCGGCCTGCAATACGATCTCGAGGAAGGCGGCGACATCTTCTTCATCTTGACCAATGCCGACGGCGCCAAGGATTTCAAGATCATGACCGCGCCGGTAACCGCCCCCGGCCGCGCTAACTGGAAGGAACTGGTGCCCCACGAGCCCGGCCGCCTCATCCTGTCGGTCCTCGGTTATCAGGATTTCATGGTTCGCCTGGAGCGGAAGGAAGGCTTGCCGCGGATCGTCGTGCATGACCGCAAGACCGGCGAGGAGCATATGATCTCCTTCGAGGAGGAAGCCTTCTCGCTCGGCCTCGGCGGCTCCTATGAATATGACACCGATGTCATCCGCTTCTCCTATTCGTCGATGACGACGCCGACCCAACTCTTCGACTACAATCTGCGCACGCGCGAGCGGGTTCTTTTGAAGACGCAGGAAGTTCCCTCCGGCCACAATCCCGAAGACTATGTCACCCGCCGGCTGATGGCGCCGGCGCATGATGGCGAGCTCGTCCCAATCTCGCTTATCTATCACCGCGACACGCCGCTCGACGGTTCGGCGCCTTGCCTGCTCTACGGCTACGGCTCCTACGGCATCGCCATTCCTGCGTCCTTCAACACCAACTGCCTGTCGCTGGCCGATCGCGGTTTCGTCTATGCCATCGCCCATATCCGCGGCGGCAAGGACAAGGGCTACGCCTGGTATGACGACGGCAAGCGCGAGAAGAAGACCAACACCTTCCTCGACTTCATCGCTGCCGCTCATCACCTGGTTGCAGAGCGCTACACCAGCCACGACCGCATCGTCGCCCAGGGCGGTTCCGCCGGCGGCATGCTGATGGGCGCGATCGCCAATATGGCGCCCGATGCCTTCGGCGGCATCATCGCCGAGGTGCCCTTCGTCGACGTCCTCACCACCATGCTCGACGATACACTGCCGCTAACCCCGCCCGAATGGCCGGAATGGGGCAATCCGATCACGTCGGAAGCCGACTACAAGACCATTGCCGCCTACTCGCCCTATGACAATGTCGGCGCTCTTTCTTACCCGCCGATCCTGGCGGTGGCCGGCCTCACCGATCCGCGCGTCACCTATTGGGAGCCGGCGAAATGGGCAGCGCGCCTGCGCAAGCTCAAAAAGGACGCCAACCCGGTCCTGTTCAAGATCAACATGGATGCCGGCCACGCGGGTGCGTCTGGTCGTTTCTCGCGACTGGAAGAGATCGCCTACAACTATGCCTTCGCGCTGAAAGTAACCGGCAAGGCAAAAGCCGAACCGGCGTAA
- a CDS encoding branched-chain amino acid aminotransferase produces the protein MSLSAAAQSKTWTYVDGDWHEGNVAILGPRSHAMWLGSSVFDGGRWFEGVSPDLDLHSQRVNSSAISLGLKPSKSQDEIVGLTQDGLKKFDGKTAVYIRPMYWAEHGGYMGVPADPASTRFCLCLYESPMIPPEGFSLTVSPFRRPTIETMPTNAKAGCLYPNNGRAILEAKMRGFDNALVLDMLGNVAETGSSNVFLVKDGHVFTPAANGTFLSGITRARTISLLAEYGFRTTEKALSVRDFLQADEIFSTGNHSKVVPVTRIEDRDLQPGPVAKKARELYWEWAHSTPAK, from the coding sequence ATGTCACTTTCAGCTGCCGCACAGAGCAAGACCTGGACCTATGTCGACGGTGACTGGCATGAGGGCAACGTTGCGATTCTCGGGCCCCGCAGCCATGCGATGTGGCTTGGAAGCAGTGTTTTCGACGGCGGGCGCTGGTTCGAAGGCGTTTCGCCAGATCTCGACCTGCATTCGCAACGGGTCAATTCTTCCGCGATCTCGCTGGGGCTGAAGCCGTCGAAGAGCCAGGACGAGATCGTCGGCCTGACACAGGACGGCCTGAAGAAATTCGACGGCAAGACCGCCGTCTACATCCGCCCGATGTATTGGGCCGAGCATGGCGGCTACATGGGCGTGCCGGCCGACCCTGCTTCGACCCGGTTCTGCCTCTGTCTCTACGAATCGCCGATGATCCCGCCGGAAGGATTTTCGCTCACCGTATCGCCCTTCCGCAGGCCGACGATCGAGACGATGCCGACCAACGCCAAAGCGGGTTGCCTCTATCCGAACAATGGCCGCGCCATTCTCGAGGCCAAGATGCGCGGTTTCGACAATGCGCTTGTACTCGACATGCTTGGCAATGTCGCCGAAACCGGTTCGTCGAACGTCTTCCTGGTCAAGGATGGCCATGTCTTCACGCCGGCGGCCAATGGAACGTTCCTGTCAGGTATCACGCGCGCCCGCACCATCTCACTGCTGGCCGAATATGGCTTCCGCACCACCGAAAAGGCATTGTCGGTGCGCGATTTCCTCCAGGCCGACGAGATATTCTCGACGGGGAACCACTCCAAGGTCGTACCGGTCACCCGGATCGAGGATCGCGATCTGCAGCCGGGACCGGTAGCCAAAAAGGCGCGCGAGCTTTACTGGGAGTGGGCGCATTCGACGCCTGCCAAGTGA
- a CDS encoding cytochrome c, whose protein sequence is MKKLILAVSALALACSAALADPIADRQALMKANGKAVGSIAPIMKGEKPFDAALVLEALKTLSDDAQKIDVAAMFPKGSETGEKTTVSPKIWEDTAGFQAAVDKFKADTAAAVAAPPTDLDSFKTTFGKVTSNCGTCHETFRIKKS, encoded by the coding sequence ATGAAGAAGCTTATCCTCGCCGTCTCGGCGCTCGCGCTCGCATGTTCGGCGGCTCTTGCCGATCCGATCGCCGACCGCCAGGCCCTCATGAAGGCAAACGGCAAGGCTGTCGGAAGCATCGCGCCAATCATGAAGGGCGAAAAGCCGTTCGACGCAGCACTGGTGCTGGAAGCGCTGAAGACGCTGAGCGACGACGCCCAGAAGATCGATGTCGCCGCCATGTTCCCGAAGGGAAGCGAAACGGGCGAAAAGACGACGGTTTCTCCGAAAATCTGGGAAGACACTGCAGGTTTCCAGGCTGCGGTCGACAAGTTCAAGGCTGACACGGCTGCAGCCGTTGCTGCGCCTCCGACCGATCTCGATTCCTTCAAGACCACATTCGGCAAGGTGACCTCCAATTGCGGCACCTGCCACGAAACCTTCCGCATCAAGAAGAGCTAA
- a CDS encoding haloacid dehalogenase type II: MRHHAYVFDAYGTLFDVHAAVRRHADKIGPDGQLFSEIWRAKQLEYSWTRTLMGAYLDFWQLTEQSLDFAFLKVPSADKKLRQDLLDAYWRLDCYPEVPAVLKALKADGARLAILSNGSPAMLEAAVKSAALDQVLDDIFSVDTVRRFKTDPSVYDLVTTGWRLYPDAVSFQSSNRWDIAGAAKFGFRTVWINRTNQPDEYRDLAPALILPSLKGLLTGD; encoded by the coding sequence ATGCGCCACCACGCCTATGTCTTCGACGCCTATGGCACTCTGTTCGACGTGCATGCTGCCGTACGCCGTCATGCCGATAAGATCGGCCCCGACGGCCAGTTATTTTCGGAAATCTGGCGCGCGAAACAGCTGGAATATTCGTGGACGCGGACGCTGATGGGGGCATATCTCGATTTCTGGCAGCTGACCGAACAGTCGCTCGACTTTGCCTTTCTCAAGGTGCCCTCTGCCGACAAGAAACTCAGGCAAGATCTTCTTGACGCCTATTGGCGGCTCGATTGCTATCCGGAGGTTCCAGCCGTCCTGAAGGCTTTGAAGGCCGACGGTGCGCGGCTTGCCATACTGTCCAACGGCTCACCGGCGATGCTGGAAGCAGCCGTGAAATCGGCGGCGCTAGATCAGGTGCTGGACGACATCTTCTCCGTCGACACCGTGCGCCGGTTCAAGACCGACCCTTCGGTCTATGATCTCGTCACCACAGGCTGGCGTCTTTACCCGGATGCCGTTTCCTTCCAGTCGTCGAATCGCTGGGACATTGCGGGTGCTGCCAAGTTCGGTTTTCGCACAGTGTGGATCAACCGAACCAACCAGCCCGACGAATATCGCGACCTTGCCCCAGCCCTTATCCTGCCATCGCTCAAAGGGCTGTTGACCGGAGACTGA